In Labrus bergylta chromosome 5, fLabBer1.1, whole genome shotgun sequence, the genomic window CTGACTGGCCGCCTTGGTAGGGACTTGTTAGTCACAGGTACCAGCACCTCCttagctaccagaccaacttccaggtttggtccgcaccaggacttggcTTAAAGCATTCCTTTCCACATTACAATTTTACACAAaataagacagtttttaaaatgacttgacttgactagAGATTAAGGTCatggagagaaaatgtttactgaggtaaAACATGCCTTTAAAGACTGACACATTTGCATGTTtaatttttctgttgtttgcagGTGAGGATTCTTACGAGACTCCATTTAATCAGATTGCATATAAAACGGCTAAAACCACCATCACGTGTGAATATCCAAACAAGTCAAATGTCAAGTTTTTCTGCAAAGACAACGGCTTCATCTGTGAGGACATTCTTTCAGAACCTCCTCTGAGGTCAAACGGGACGTTCAGTCTCAATATAACAGGAACAGGTTTAATCGTGTCCATCAGTAACGTGTCCACGCAGCATCTGGGCGACTACTGGTGTGGACTGAAATCTAAAGATGGAATTTCCAGAGCTGGACTGAAGAAGattcatctaaatgttgaaggTGAGTCATCTACTTCTGACACTTTTCCATTTGAGAACTTAAACAATAACATTGTTTGGTTAAAGCCAAAGGAAATGTAAACCCATCCCCcgttaaaggtgacatatcctcctcctcttcttcggtgtaaataagtctcagagctcctcaaaacatgtgtatgAAGTTTCTTGtcctaaatccactctgatcctgtatttgatcatgtctataaacccctctatttcagccctgctcagaacaggctgtttctgtgtctgtacctttaaatatgtaaatgagctgtgtctgaccacgccccctctctggaagggcttgggtgtactcggtctttctcgctccatgtcctattgtttacggtgagaaggcagactcagagggcagaacaaacacctagctgtgggagtgtcacccacctgggggaggggctactgcgctttgtgatgtcatgaagccACATGTCCAGTCTTTAAATACAGTAAACGATGTCCTTCTCTCTCTACAGATATTACTACCTCTGAATTGTCTCTAGCTGTTGGACAGACTTCTACATTCAGGTGTGACTATCCAGAAAGTTCTAgcatatttagatttttctgtAAAGGAGAGGATCCCTCTTCATGTCAGACTCTAATAAGCAAACAGGGGTCACGCAGAAGCACTGGGAGGTTTTCCTTGAAGGAAGATCATCGGAAAAAACAGATCAACATCACAGTGACAGGAGTCACAGCAGAGGACACTGGGACGTACTGGTGTGGTACAAAAAACAGCGGCTCAAAAACAGACAAGTTCTACCACAGATTTCTGGTGACTGTAGGTGAGTAATTCAGACTGTTGGTCTCTCTTTTTGAATCTGTAGGATTACGATCAGATTTTGTAACGTTTAGTAATCTGAGTTGGAAGGCGTTGATCATAAAATGTGTGCAGAGCAGAAGAGGAGGAACGCAAACGCTAGTTGGCAgagcatcaatttagcacacagagcagatcgagtgggacaggaagtcagacaccagaacaacatgaaacacatccggtttatttttcagaataaaacactcgtGTGTTTGTTGATGAGTTTATACGGTTTTATTACACATGCATCGTATTATCTCGCACTGTCGTGAGCTGATCCGGGTCAGCTCTGATCCGGGTCAGCTCTGATCCGGGTCAGCTCTGATCCGGTCAGCGTAACCCTTGGTGTGTACCACAGCATAGATTTGACGCAGAAGTATTAACCATGCATAAGGGTCGCTTTATCTGTAATCTGTTTTATTATCTATTTTTAGTGCCTAAATCTCAAGAGGAGGAAGTCTGGCTGTTACCTGTGATCAGTGCTGTGGTCGTCTGTCTAGTCGTGGTGCTCATCATCATTCTGGTTCTGGTCTACAAACGTAAGAGGTTTCTTTACCCGTTCTCcccacagttacacacacacacacgcgcacacacacacacacacacacacacacacacacacacacacacacacacgcagacatacatgtctgtgtgtgtgtgtgtgtgtgtgtaacattttTCAATAACTTAACTCAATAACTTTCTCTCGTcgtttatttcttaatttaatccctcccccctttttctcGTTCAGGATGTAAGCGTTCAGAAAcctggagagatggaggagcaCTCGAGGTAAATGATCATCTCTGTGTGAAGtgtagttctgtgtgtgtgtgtgtgtgtgtgtgtgtgtgtgtgtgtgtgtgtgtgtgtgtgtgtgtgtgtgtgtgtgtgtgtgtgtgtgtgtgtgtgaggagagacGTTCATACTGCTGCACACTATACACATCAATAGACAGACCACCGCCTTGTTGTTTCCTTCAGAGTTGAACCATGATTAATCGCTGAATTCAAtagttaattgtgattaatcacattttaagcACATGCTTGAAATTATATCATTTTGCATTTCCAAACAGATtttgtggtgcttttattttggaggatATTTTGGtagatattactttggactcgtcagctgagctgtctgagagtttgttaaagaggacatacatcactgtgactacaagGAGACGCTGTGGTGGCTAACAGAGCGGGAGGGACAGCACTATGATTTCATTGATTTAAACGATGAAAGCCTTTATTTCAGACCGCAAACGCATCTTGATAAGGCTGACAGCTAGTTCAgagtaaaatgttttaagatTTGTTAAACTGTCTTTATGAACGTCAGTCATTCATCaatgtttataaatgtgtttttattctgctcCTGAAGGAACAAGCCTACGCAGAGATCCAGGAGCGACCTCCTCTTCCAACCATCTACGCCACCGCAAACTTCCCCAGCATCTCATCTGCCCCACCGGGTTACTCCGTCGTCACCTTCAAAAACAGCTCTGACGTGAAAGGAGACGCATATTCTACTGTGCGACACCCTGACCCAAGTCCCGTCTACTCAACTGTCAATCACACGTGTCCACATTGTCTGTAGACCCTGTTTATTCCACTGTCAGCTACGGACAGCAGCACTATGGGCAGGTCAGGCGGCTCTGAGACTTTAAGGTGTCTGCACTGATTTAGACTGATGGGGAAATGTATGAAAGCAGTGCACGACTGATGCGGCAGAAACTGCGTCGCAAAGAAACATCGTCTCTGTGCTGAGGAGCTGTTTGTGGTCATTTCAACCCAACATTATGCAGACATCATGAAGCGTCGTCATGGAGCATCATCGGACACTTTCCATTCAAATGAGCCTCAAAGTAAAACATTCATTCAGGActcatttatattgtttttatgtattttacattttgatattaCCTTGAGTAAAAGCAGATTTCAAGCAGCGCAGCTTTTTTGAAATAGACCAAACGGTCGTTACAGAGTGAGGTAGAGGTTTACTTTCATAACCTAGCAacagaagcgctctgaaactgaCATTGTGGGCACTGCCGgtacaagcagcaacctccgatgttaaaaagtgaagccaattctgaagttcaaaatcctgcagttcctggagtgtccactagaggctggctgcagaagcacaggaagtcacatacacacccattctaaaaagcctgtttttacagcagagatgaacatgtttacagcctggttcaaaaaaccaaataggtgtgattagctcatgtctggatggacacacactgtacggggggtgaatgttttgatgactcatcagttttgatttgatgaaggataagagttattcacaataaggcgtgtagctgacctgattgacaggtgggcacggtgtaacggtttgtcaggaggtttaaaacccgcctcagctccagctctcagcctgtcgttaggttgactgaaagttagactgagacagcatttccagcatggagaccgccatcgatgggactccagcgccccctgcgtccctgtgacgtcactcaggcggTCACTGACTTCGTTAATGGGATGGACACAAGCCCTTAAAGTGATATTATTACATCagctgagagttggtggtaactgggCTGCAGTGCTGTTTCTCCCCTAAAATAAAACTGTCTGTTGCAGTAAAACATTTACAGCATCAGACTGATGATGTTCAGGTATCGTATACACCATGTGTCATATGTTATGCACATTTAGAAATAGaaatttactgtatatattttaggtgtcttgtaaaatgttttaaaaaagtctttatatgtgatttttcacacttaaatgtagaaatccagtatatcctctgaaaataactctgtgagtcatgactgtctacaatgggtgtaacacccgagtcccactgtctgtgatgttttcagagttttcagagttctatcttcagtttgtttacatcgtcaggacagccgactgactcctcccctcatgtataaaagttgtttcattgagggactagagaaaagaagaataacatactgtactcactgcttaactgtgtttctagatcacgctcatttcaggtaaatttacatgcagtgtgaagataccagcataataaagatcgctagcattagcatgctaacacaacaatgcagcgcgagttgttttggtttcatgccgatactcaagggcgacatctgctggatcaaaaaatcacatataaagcctttaaactcaACCTTCAGCGATTTTGTatacttttttctctttattccttttaaatcattttttatttaaaattcagattttCTGGTTTTTAACTCTGAATTGTGAGTTTGTCATCAACGTTTgctcattataaataaaatctatatatatatatgtttcaTTGCAGAGAATCATTTTGAGGAAATTCTTCAGACAGAGAAAATAGCAGATCTTTTTTTGTGACTATAACTTCACTTCCTGAAGACAGAACAGAAAATGGCTCAACGTGATAATGTAATGTTTCTCTGCTTCCATTTACAACATGGAAACAACCACaagtcttttttcttcttttcaagcGTTCAAAcgttttaaaacattaactgaCAGAAGGAAGAACCATTTGGCTAAATCCCCATTTATGTATTTACTAATAGAGACTTAAAGGGTTCATACTTTAAACGTGACagattctgtaaaatccacttctccatgttcctctaactctaacatgtgtctctagtccgtctacaaaccccccaatgatgagaaaagtccatcctctccgtcttctgcctgctccacttttcagaaaatgtgtgctcaaacaggccgtttggagattttcccttcatgacatcacaaagggcagtagcccctcccccaggtgggtgacactcccacagctaggtgtttgttctgccctctgagtctgccttctcaccgtaaacaataggacatggagcgagaaagaccgagtacacccaagcccttccagagagggggcgtggtcagacacagctcatttacatatttaaaggtacagacacagaaacagccagctctgagacttatttacctttgaaatacagaacatttgttgcagtgaaaaaaaggaggaggaaggtgatAAGAAGTAGGCGGGTAACTTTCATGCAACCTAAAAATATAATCTCAGGAAACGCTGCTGCCTGTCCAGATGCTGCAGATCAACCAAAGAAAGAGGAACTGACAACACGGAGAGAAGACAAATAATTATTAGAGACGATTTCAGGATCCGAGACTGTAAAGATGAGAAGatttctcctgctgctcctctcacTGATGACGACAGGTGAGTCACTTTAAACTAACGTTTTAAAACTCTTTACCTGTTTTATCACCTCCACTGACTCTCCAGCTCTAGTTTTCTATTCCCTCTCTGAACAACTGAAAATTACTCTCTCACTCTCgtctgagataaaaaaaatatatatttttttataatcattTATTATACTAAATTCAACTTCAAGCTCCAGTTTCTAACAGTATATTTTCGGGGTCctgatgctaatgctaataAAGGATACATACAAATTACACTGAAATATTGAGGAGTCTGTTCTTGAAGCGGAGAACACAGAAGCAGAAGTGAAAACCCAAACAGCTCAtttaagcaaaaaaataaataaaagtcccGTCAGTTCAGACAGCGAACAGAAACCACCTATAAAGTTGAGCAGCAtttatgtcctccttctaactttagattctgctcctgaatgctctggatttgtttggaccagagaaggtaggcgcttttaagacacccccacacggccgttttggacgcccctcggtttgtcagatatgagagcagttatcaggtcaacaggtgttgcagcgatggaagcggtcaagagaagtggttcagatagaagtgattgtacccgacctaaaaagcctctgcatgtttctaataagctccacgagcagaaacgtgctcaaactaggatcaatattggagatgcttttgaaaaatggagagaggttagaacacagaaaggtttacagacccatgcagagctggataaacactgaagcttcagagtccaccacatggtgacctgagtgagcatggactctagagaggagggggggagacagctctctgatggtttgaatttggactgcagccAAAGAAACTGAGTTATAGCtcttcattttgtatttatctATCACTGTTTATATCATTGTCACAATATTGAAAAATACAATCACATTTTGTTCAGACCTAATGTTCAGTATCTAGGATGCAGGATCTATCGTGACAGTGCGCGTGATGCCATCATGTTAAACAAGTttataaaacatacacagagaGTTAAGTGAGATCTAATCAGAAGCTGTAGGACTGTTTGGGTGTCTgacatgatgtgtttgtttctttgtctgatCTACAGGGAGTCAGGCCTCACATGAAGTCAAGGGATGTCTGGGAGGATGGGTCGACTTCACCTGCCCATATCCCAACACACAGCAAGGTTTTCAAAATATTAATGTAatcaataaaaccaaaacagtcATAAGAAGTACTAAAAAAGATGAGTGGGAAGTCAAAGACAGAGTTTCCATGTACCGTgacacaaagaataaaaaactgaGAGTGATCATCGAAGACCTTCAGGACAAAGACGCCGGAGAGTGGAAGTGCATGTTTGGACGTATTGAGTCTGTGTCTGTCGACATTAAACTGAACAGGAAAGCTGGTAagagacatgttttgttttcatgtgtttttcattaaagtGATGTCACTAACCTGGTCAGACTTTTTCACAAGAGGAACATTAACTAACTAATAAAATGCCCCGACAGAGAGACTCTGTAACCGGAGCACTCTGAATTATTAACATATAATCCTAACAGActttatcagatatatctctTCCATCACTTAGTAGACGCCGCCTCTGATTTCTATCCACCTATCACGTTATTGATACAGTTTCTTTTGGTTTGGCCACACTAGTAAAGCTCTCGGTATTTGTAGCAGTTACACAAACTTTAGAAAATGTCCTTACTCACATTTTGCCCGTTTTACTTCTCTTGTAGTTGCAGATAAAGATGTTTGCCGGGAACCATTTGATCAAACTGCCTACAAAACAGCTCAGACCACCATCACATGTGAAGCTGATTACTGGTCCAAAGCCATGTTTTTCTGCAAAGACAGAAACTCCGACTGTGAGGATATCACAGAAAAAGCAAATGATACAGACAACTTCCTCATCATGTCCATCAGAAATGTGTCACCACAGCATCACAATGGGATCTACTGGTGTGGACTCACATCAGGTGATGGAAGTTACCGAGCTGGACTCAGACAAATACGACTAAAGGTTGCAGGTGAGTCACTCGCATCTGACATTTTGAATTAAGTGTTCATTGTGTAAAGGAAGAgtgtgcgacatgttccacatcaataaatcataaagtctgtcctgtgtaaatgtgtctctgagtcctgactgtctacaatgagggagaagctcgagtcccgctggctgtgttgttgtcagagccgtgtttacatggacgggacggccggctcctccccttgtgtataaaagctgttttagtcaagaactagagagaagaagaagaactgaatccactgattatttggatgttagtaagagtttttagatcacgttcattctgtgtcagtttacatgaaatgtgaagctacgagctaactaaagagcgctaacattagcatgctaacacaacaatgtgaagctacgagctgactaaagagcgctaacattagcatgcgaacacaatgcaggacacatctaatgtgaagctacgagctaactaaagagcgctaacattagcatgctaacacaatgcaggacacatctaatgtgaagctacgagctaactaaagagcgctaacattagcatgctaacacaacaacgcaggaCACAGGTGCCACTtgatggtgtttaatt contains:
- the LOC110003862 gene encoding polymeric immunoglobulin receptor-like; this translates as MMKIFVLLLVAMMTGCEATSEDSSEDSSEDIDMMGCSGGWVDFTCRYPDVNTSYEAVYVKCGDETVIESNLTASWKSQNRFHLYHDRTNKNLRVIIRQLQSNDFKKWKCGFDQHDSDQEVDLKREDSYETPFNQIAYKTAKTTITCEYPNKSNVKFFCKDNGFICEDILSEPPLRSNGTFSLNITGTGLIVSISNVSTQHLGDYWCGLKSKDGISRAGLKKIHLNVEDITTSELSLAVGQTSTFRCDYPESSSIFRFFCKGEDPSSCQTLISKQGSRRSTGRFSLKEDHRKKQINITVTGVTAEDTGTYWCGTKNSGSKTDKFYHRFLVTVVPKSQEEEVWLLPVISAVVVCLVVVLIIILVLVYKRCKRSETWRDGGALEEQAYAEIQERPPLPTIYATANFPSISSAPPGYSVVTFKNSSDVKGDAYSTVRHPDPSPVYSTVNHTCPHCL